AAAGTTTTTTTGTGcaacaaacaaataataaagtcttggaataatcggaattgacatacccgaagaacttcgaattttttaagatgaacgattcacattaattaatgtattgaactcctcaatatcaatatgagttagaactagctgttgtagtatgtagatgtggtatgtagaataaaggtatgtatatcgaattctgaatattttttctatctacttttttcacaatagaaaaatatttttctattgtgaaaagtagagtatgattacgatagaaatgaaaattcttttgtttcttatatgcctaacaaaaacctaattagtttggtaaatcttaccattatgcattatatatataatgaagagaccattatatataatatgaagagtattaatactctaatgatactaaggaatgatactaaggtgtcgaaatcgttagaaaatttcaaattcttttgatttagtgatgaaattgttatacatatgaaatcctggttatttaatcttcttcattgaaaaaaaaaatattttttttttcattttgtttgaatctatgaaatcaaatcggataaataaaaaacgaatcaaaaaatagaaaatgaacaattcttagttctatacctcgacagacaacaaaactattgagttctaactgttttggaagaacttagtttctagtacgcgaaagtttattattaaaactaaacttactaaaactaaacttactttattattaaaactaaacttacaatgatcccaactaaagattctttttttgaatagagattcaaataggaatttaaatgaattttgatttatcgatTCTAATGTTTACTAAACTATATTGAATCCTTGATTCTCGACGATTCAACATGAATTGACTATTATTATTTCAAGTAAGCCGCCATGGTGAAATTGGTAGACACGCTGCTCTTAGGAAGCAGTGCTAGAGCATCTCGGTTCGAGTCCGAGTGGCGGCATCCTTGAAATCCTAGAAAATAAATCCTCTAAAAGAGACACAATGGATCCTATAATGTATTCAATTCTCGATTTAAATTCTCTAATGGGACCCCTTTTTATgatatttacaactttagaacatatattaactcatatctctttttcgataattTCAATTGTGATTACGATTCATTTAATGATCTTATTAGTCCGCGAAATCGTAGGATTGCGTGATTCATTGGAAAAAGGGATGATAGCCACTTTTTTCTCTATAACAGGATTATTAGTTTCTCGTTGGATTTCTTCAGGACATTTTCCGTTAAGTAATTTATACGAGTCATTAATCTTCCTTTCGTGCAGTTTCTCCATTATTCATATGATTTCCAAGATggggaaccataaaaatgatttaagcACAATAACCGCACCAAGTACCATTTTTACACAAGGCTTTGCCACGTCGGGTTTTTTAACTGAAATGCATCAATCCGCAATATTAGTACCTGCTCTACAATCTCAGTGGTTAATGATGCACGTAAGTATGATGTTATTAAGCTATGCAGCTCTTTTATGCGGATCACTATTATCAGTCGCTCTTCTAGTCATTACATTTCGAAAAAACATCGATATTTTTTGTAAAGGTAATAATTTCTTAATTAAACCATTTTTCTTTGGTGAGATtcaatatttgaatgaaaaaagaagtgtttttaaaaacacttcttttctttcatttcgaaattattataaatatcaattgactCAACGTTTGGATTATTGGAGTTATCGTGTCATTAGTTTAGGATTTACCTTTTTAACCATAGGCATTCTTTGTGGAGCAGTATGGGCTAATGAGGCATGGGGATCTTATTGGAATTgggaccccaaagaaacttgggcttttattacttggaccatattcgcgatttatttacatactagaactagaatacatattagaagtagaacaaatcaaagtttgcaaagtatgaattcggcacttgtggcttctataggatttcttataatttgggtatgttattttggaatcaatctattaggaataggtctacatagttatggttcattcacattaacatctacttgaataaactacacagataaataattgaataaactacataaagaatacataagaacatcatcccatatatatataaaaagcttcttgtttgtgcgagtttttgagaaccgtttgaatcattccttattcaaaacggttctcaaaaactcaaaatgcatctcattacaattctaattcactttattcttttgcattgtacagcgaacgattttaaaaatcttaaaatcaaagacaaaaattatatttccgtATTATTAATGAAAGACTATCGATGAAAGTAATTAGATAGGATAGCTTGCACCCTGTCAACTGATAGCGAGAGAACGAAATCCGGATAAATACCAATACCTATTACGGGTAGAAAGATACAGATTGAAACAAATAGTTCTCGTGGTCCAGAATCCGCAAAATTAGAGTTTGGAACATTGAAtagcttgtatccatagaacatctgacgtaacatagataataaataaataggagTTAATATCATTCCAATTGCCATTACAAAAGTAATTAGCATTTTTGGCATTAAAAGGTATTTTGGACTAGTAATTATTCCAAAAAATACTAATAATTCCGCAACAAAACCACTCATTCCTGGCAATGCAAGAGAAGCCATCGAAAAACTACTGAACATGGTAAATAGTTTTGGCATTGGGATCGATACCCCCCCCATTTCGTCGAGATAAACAAGACGTATTCTATCACAACTCGTTCCTGCCAAGAAAAAAAGCGCAGCaccaataaatccatgagagagtatttgtaaaatggcaccgttgagtcccattccggttatagaaccaattcctataattgtgaaacccatgtgagatacagaggaataggctattcttttttttaaattccgTTGACCGAGAGAGGTTGAAGCTGCATAGATTATTTGAATCGTTCCCACTATTACCAACCAGGGAGAAAATATAGAATGAGCGTGGGGTAATAATTCCATAttgatccgaataagtccatatgcgcCCATTTTTAATAAGATTCCAGCTAGAAGCATACATGTACTGTAATGTGCTTCTCCATGGGTATCTGGTAACCACGTATGTAGGGGTATAATCGGCGATTTGACAGCATAAGCAATAAGGAatccaaaatataatattatttccaatgccacaggatatgattgattagttaattttgaaaaatctaaTGTGGGTTCATTAGGGCCATATAAACCCATACCTAGAACTCCTATTAAGAGAAAAATGGAGCCCCCCGCAGTGTACAAAATAAACTTTGTGGCCGAGTAGAGACGTTTCTTTCCCCCCCACATGGATAAAAGTAAATAAACAGGAATTAATTCTAACTCCCACAGCATGAAAAAAAGTAAAAGGTCTCTAGAAGAAAATAATCCTATTTGACCGCTGTACATTGCTAACATGAGAAAATAGAACAATCGCGAATTTCGAGTAACTGGCCAAGCCGCTAAGGTAGCTAAAGTGGTGATAAATCCTGTCAGTAAAATAGGTCCTATGGAAAGCCCATCGATTCCCAGTCTCCAGTGAAAATCAAAAACATCTATCCATTTTAAATCTTCCTCCAATTGGGTTAATGGATCGTCCAATTGGAAATGATAACAGAAAACATAGGTTGTTAGAAGGAGTTCCAACGAGCATATACATATAGCATACCacctaaacatcttatttcctttatgaggaagaaagaaaatggaagaaccgacggatatcggcaaaacaacaagtattgttaaccaaggaaaataactcgtgataaagacaagatacgtttgaccagaaaaacccgtgctcggaatagaataatatattttctcgagTACGGGCTTTTGT
The sequence above is a segment of the Musa acuminata AAA Group cultivar baxijiao unplaced genomic scaffold, Cavendish_Baxijiao_AAA HiC_scaffold_777, whole genome shotgun sequence genome. Coding sequences within it:
- the LOC135663975 gene encoding NAD(P)H-quinone oxidoreductase chain 4, chloroplastic, producing the protein MFRWYAICICSLELLLTTYVFCYHFQLDDPLTQLEEDLKWIDVFDFHWRLGIDGLSIGPILLTGFITTLATLAAWPVTRNSRLFYFLMLAMYSGQIGLFSSRDLLLFFMLWELELIPVYLLLSMWGGKKRLYSATKFILYTAGGSIFLLIGVLGMGLYGPNEPTLDFSKLTNQSYPVALEIILYFGFLIAYAVKSPIIPLHTWLPDTHGEAHYSTCMLLAGILLKMGAYGLIRINMELLPHAHSIFSPWLVIVGTIQIIYAASTSLGQRNLKKRIAYSSVSHMGFTIIGIGSITGMGLNGAILQILSHGFIGAALFFLAGTSCDRIRLVYLDEMGGVSIPMPKLFTMFSSFSMASLALPGMSGFVAELLVFFGIITSPKYLLMPKMLITFVMAIGMILTPIYLLSMLRQMFYGYKLFNVPNSNFADSGPRELFVSICIFLPVIGIGIYPDFVLSLSVDRVQAILSNYFHR